The nucleotide window GACCACGGTGGCCTTGGCCGCCGCGTCGTAGTAGGTGCCGGCGGTCGCGGCGGCCCCGAGGGTACGGGCGACGCCGGCGGCGGCGTCGGGGGTGGCCCGGGCCGCGGGCGCGGCGTCGGCGGCGGGCAGGGAGACCGCGGTGGCCGCGACGAGTCCGCAGGCCACCGCCAGCAGGCGGAGCCGTCTGCCGGTGGCGGCGGGCGGGGTGACGCGCTTGATCCTCACTCGTTCCTCCTGTGGGGGGTGGAGGGACCGGCCCGGCCGGCCGGTCCGTGAGGCGCAGCCGGGAACCGGCCGAACGTAGCGGCGTGTCCCTGACAAGCGCTTCCTGGAGTATTCACCCGCACCCCCAGGGGCGCACAAGACCACGGTTCGGACGTTTTCTTTACGGTCCCGAGCGGTCCCGCTGAGATCCCCTTTACCCGCCCATTAATTGACGCGCCGTCATCTACCGGGTGAGCACCGCCTTCTCCCCCGCCTCCACCGCGAACGGCAGGGTGTTGCCCGGCGGCGGGAACGGGCACAGGAAGGCGTCGGAGAAGGCGCACGGCGGCAACTGGGCCCGGTTGAGGTCGAGTTGCACGGTGCCGTCGGCGGCCGGGGCCGGCGGGCGCAGGAAGCGGAACCGGAAGGTCTGCGATCCGCTGGTGGCGTCGGCGACCACGCCCCACAGCGAGCCGTCCGCCTCCACCGCCACCGCGATCCGGTGTTCCCCGCCGGCCGCGGTGAAGACCAGGTCGCCGTCGAGCCCCAGTCCGCGTTCCCGGCCGTCCGCGTTGGCCACCCGCACGCCGTGCCGCCGCGGGTACGGCTCGAAGCGGGCGGTCAGCGCCCACCGCGGGTCGTAGCCGAAGGCGTCGATGCCGGCGAAGCGTTGCCGGGCGGCCGCGGCGGGGTCGAAGACCCGTACCGCCCACTCGCCCTCGGGGCGCACCAGGGCCAGGGCGCGTTCGCCGTGGGCCAGCCCGCCGCGGCCCGCGGTCAGCCGCACCTCGCCGCTGACCGGGACACCGTCCAGGGTGATCCCGTCGGCGGCCGACGCGGTCAGCACCAGTTCGTCGCCCTTCTCCCGCCAGTGGCCGGGTACTCGGGGCAGCCGGCCGTCCTCGGCGTCGGCGAGCCAGTGGGTCCCGGTCAGCGCCAGCGGTCCGTGCGGCGCCGACACCGCCTCGACGCGCCGGCGGCGCCACTCGTGCCAGTCCTCTTCGGTGTCGTGGTTGCTCATGTCGGTCAGCCTCCCACTGCCGGCCGCGGCAGACCCAGGTGGTCCCGCAATGTGGTCCCCTCGTACTCGGCGCGCAGCGAGCCGCGTTCCTGGAGCAGCGGGACGACCCTGTCCACGAAGTCGTCCAGACCGCCCGGGGTCAGATGCGGAACGAGGATGAATCCGTCGGCCGCGCCCGCC belongs to Streptantibioticus cattleyicolor NRRL 8057 = DSM 46488 and includes:
- a CDS encoding DUF1684 domain-containing protein, with product MSNHDTEEDWHEWRRRRVEAVSAPHGPLALTGTHWLADAEDGRLPRVPGHWREKGDELVLTASAADGITLDGVPVSGEVRLTAGRGGLAHGERALALVRPEGEWAVRVFDPAAAARQRFAGIDAFGYDPRWALTARFEPYPRRHGVRVANADGRERGLGLDGDLVFTAAGGEHRIAVAVEADGSLWGVVADATSGSQTFRFRFLRPPAPAADGTVQLDLNRAQLPPCAFSDAFLCPFPPPGNTLPFAVEAGEKAVLTR